The following are encoded in a window of Passer domesticus isolate bPasDom1 chromosome 30, bPasDom1.hap1, whole genome shotgun sequence genomic DNA:
- the LOC135287606 gene encoding olfactory receptor 14A16-like translates to MSNSSSISHFLLLALADTRQLQLLHFCLLLGISLAALLGNGLIISAVACGHHLHTPMFFFLLNLALSDLGSICTTVPKAMHNSLWDTRNISYTGCAAQIFLLIFFIGAEFSLLTIMCYDRYVSICKPLHYRTLLGSRACAHMAAAAWASAFLYSLLHTANTFSLPLCQGNALGQFFCEVPQILKLSCTHSYLRELGLLALGACLLFGCFVFIVFSYVQIFRAVLRIPSEHGRHKAFSTCLPHLAVLSLFIITSFLTYLKPPSISSPSLDLALSVLYSVVPPALNPLIYSLRNQELKAAVWRLMTGCFHKH, encoded by the coding sequence atgtccaacagcagctccatcagccacttcctcctgctggcactggcagacacgcggcagctgcagctcctgcacttctgcctcttgctgggcatctccctggctgccctcctgggcaacggcctcatcatcagcgccgtagcctgcggccaccacctgcacacgcccatgttcttcttcctgctcaacctggccctcagcgacctgggctccatctgcaccactgtccccaaagccatgcacaattccctctgggacaccaggaacatctcctacacaggatgtgctgcacagatATTTCTCCTTATCTTCTTCATTGGAGCAGAgttttccctcctgaccatcatgtgctacgaccgctacgtgtccatctgcaaacccctgcactacagaaccctcctgggcagcagagcttgtgcccacatggcagcagctgcctgggccagtgcctttctctattcactgctgcacacagccaatacattttccctgcccctgtgccagggcaatgccctgggccagttcttctgtgaggTGCCTCAGATCCTCAAGCTTTCCTGCACACACTCCTATCTCAGGGAACTTGGCCTTCTTGCTCTTGGTGCCTGTTTGctatttggttgttttgtgttcattgttttctcctatgtgcagatcttcagggctgtgctgaggatcccctctgagcacggacggcacaaagccttttccacctgcctccctcacctggccgtgCTCTCCCTGTTCATCATCACCTCATTTTTGACctacctgaagcccccctccatttcctccccatccctggatctggccctgtcagttctgtactcggtggtgcctccagccctgaaccccctcatctacagcctaaggaaccaggagctcaaggctgcagtgtggagactgatgactggatgctttcacaaacattaa